The following are encoded in a window of Hypomesus transpacificus isolate Combined female unplaced genomic scaffold, fHypTra1 scaffold_31, whole genome shotgun sequence genomic DNA:
- the plat gene encoding tissue-type plasminogen activator, whose protein sequence is MDRTLGLFIFLSALCCALTDEVELRRSKRGTRYYRARCVDGETAAVRNYGESWMRWRGQRAEYCRCSTRGRERCHFVPVISCYVSRCYNGGTCKEAVYSSDYLCQCPPGFTGSQCEIDTSEKCVVGQGGGYRGTWRISRSGSECINWNSTSLRGKKFTARRPDAASLGLGNHNFCRNPDSDSSPWCYVYRGIEVSWELCSLPKCPAGPNLECVLGSGQSYRGTTAVTKGGSQCLSWDSPIVSRKIYTAWRSDARTLGLGSHNFCRNPDGERAPWCHVYKNMQLTWDVCDITKCLGRPGRITTLGPRAPITNNNNPKGTTSTRLHCRPSLPHRSFLPAPPLPPRPPSSPRTPPSPPSPPSAPLPLPDPPCVLSCLDPEPSLCRTSHNTASIVDCCLYSVSRSLLLLFLYF, encoded by the exons ATGGACAGAACATTGGGACTCTTCATATTCCTGTCAGCTCTCTGCTGCGCCCTAACGGACGAG GTCGAGCTCAGACGCAGCAAGAGAGGGACTCGATATTACAGAG CGAGGTGTGTGGATGGGGAGACGGCAGCCGTCCGTAACTATGGCGAGTCGTGGATGAGGTGGCGCGGACAGCGCGCCGAGTATTGTCGCTGTTCCACGCGAGGACGAGAGCGCTGTCACTTTGTGCCCGTCATCA gttgCTATGTGTCTCGCTGCTATAACGGAGGTACCTGTAAGGAGGCGGTGTACTCCTCAGACTACCTGTGCCAGTGTCCTCCAGGCTTCACGGGCTCCCAGTGTGAGATCG ACACCAGTGAGAAGTGTGTGGTGGGCCAGGGTGGGGGTTACCGTGGTACCTGGAGAATAAGTCGCAGCGGCTCCGAGTGTATCAACTGGAACTCCACCTCTCTGAGGGGGAAGAAATTCACCGCCAGGAGGCCCGACGCTGCCAGCCTGGGCCTGGGGAACCACAACTTCTGCAG GAACCCAGACAGTGACAGCAGCCCTTGGTGTTATGTCTACAGAGGGATTGAGGTGTCCTGGGAGTTGTGCTCTCTGCCCAAGTGTCCTGCAG gCCCTAACCTGGAGTGTGTGCTGGGGTCTGGACAGTCCTACAGGGGGACCACAGCTGTCACTAAGGGGGGGTCTCAGTGCTTGTCCTGGGACTCCCCTATCGTGTCCCGCAAGATCTACACTGCATGGAGGTCAGATGCCAGGACGCTGGGCCTGGGCAGTCACAACTTCtgcag gaaccCTGACGGAGAGAGGGCCCCATGGTGTCACGTTTACAAAAACATGCAGCTCACCTGGGACGTGTGTGACATCACCAAATGCT TAGGTAGACCCGGCCGCATCACAACGCTGGGTCCTAGAGCCCccatcaccaacaacaacaatcccAAAGGTACCACATCCACACGCCTTCATTGCCGTCCTTCACTTCCTCACCGCTCTTTTCTTCCAgcgcctcctcttccccctcgccccccctcctcaccccgtactcctccttctcctccttctcctccgtcagccccccttcctcttcctgatcCTCCTTGTGTTCTGTCATGTCTCGATCCAGAACCCTCACTATGTCGGACATCCCATAATACTGCGTCCATTGTGGACTGTTGTTTGTATTCTGTCTCacgctctcttctcctcctctttctctacttc